One part of the Spiroplasma turonicum genome encodes these proteins:
- a CDS encoding AAA domain-containing protein has protein sequence MNSYDLINKFKSRLLNSNKNSGIFYNSFLPNALQFDFKKIETLGLLRKNRNDSKPISLKEALKASNFFISFYDIIVNEETLDSKGIFSYAKKLKNIILKSKHQANEKNINVLYMGTFFVEGCASTNTNDYFRSPLILRKINITDRGGFIYEVSIENEYVLNNALLNILASKNKVYWDYQELDESIISDKNLLIEKLQDYFNIIGYRLNNQEKFYDTLDYKFSSVKGLKRDEAGSIFQANYNSYFNQAFCLDLCSFGLYDIASSTILSAYNIIENDDMSFLDEMLLESTDVLNNDDIDFKENDIVTVSSLDFTQRKALVKSLKDSTYIFGPPGTGKSQVIVNLIANIINNKSDALFITEKKVASKVVYDKLNFLNKFTLMFHNNNTSLQIYKKVREMYNYIIEFKDKNTDSYETNSYSKLDEYYNNLCSFKKLFQDQLGKNYLLFLKESKDTDIESIKLSYNDLTYITEVSTILLFNKNILEDIYNLFILFNKNRININFLLSLYSEQNFNEKLYNFYIKDKLKNKIGIFNKKKFNNFLTSSEYNKLFKDTKNFLSNYNKIDIDKLCDSLNKLNLLNINNNIVTNKVLYYSYCETFKKQHIELFDFMSNDWFHLIGRTIDEKCKNDKDIIIFNYFKYIIENIQLGRYIDSKTNTGKNLSTLFNELGKNIRKTKTSMRLTTLFKNYSQLMKLFFPILIGSPETISDHKTIPLIKKEYEYAIFDEASQIFTEKCIPILYRAKKYIICGDDKQLAPTNFFKIKNDVIDEEEVDEVDVSSINYELQEALKYDSLLSFANGRFQTSMLQYHYRSKSKQLIDFSNAKYYENKLIISNQMKSISYPIELIEVDGIRKDKKNIKEAEVIIELINFILSNKKLKEKSIGIITFNTQQQDLIQDLLEKESINNPELSLKLLNKEPGEELFVKSIENVQGDERDIIIFSICFAKDETGVFKNYFGPIAQENGEKRLNVAISRAKEKMYVIKSIPSSIINSDKRGVLDFKEFLKYCELLTSPTTNKDQINLLLNKETNQIKFDNLNKINEFDSEFEVEVYDAINQIINKERYELKTQVPASGFKIDICIYDKLKKQFILAIECDGYTFHSSTFSKVNDYERQRYLENRGWVFLRILSNDWWNKNNSIVKTRFLNNIKKHLKNNEIEEM, from the coding sequence ATGAACAGTTATGATTTAATAAATAAATTTAAAAGCAGACTACTTAACAGTAATAAAAATAGTGGTATTTTTTATAATAGTTTTCTACCTAACGCACTTCAATTTGATTTTAAAAAAATTGAAACTTTAGGTTTATTAAGAAAAAATAGAAATGATTCTAAACCAATTTCATTAAAAGAAGCTTTAAAAGCTTCAAACTTTTTTATAAGTTTTTATGACATTATAGTTAATGAAGAAACCCTTGATTCAAAAGGGATTTTTAGTTATGCAAAAAAACTTAAAAATATAATATTAAAAAGTAAACATCAAGCAAATGAAAAAAATATAAATGTCTTATACATGGGTACATTTTTTGTAGAAGGTTGTGCATCAACAAATACTAATGATTATTTTAGATCTCCTTTAATATTAAGAAAAATTAATATAACTGATAGAGGGGGCTTTATATATGAAGTCTCTATTGAAAATGAATATGTCTTAAATAATGCACTTTTAAATATACTTGCTTCAAAAAATAAAGTTTATTGAGATTATCAAGAACTTGATGAATCAATTATAAGTGATAAAAATTTATTAATTGAAAAATTACAAGATTATTTTAATATTATTGGTTATAGGTTAAATAATCAAGAAAAGTTTTATGATACCCTTGATTATAAGTTTTCTTCTGTGAAAGGTTTAAAAAGAGATGAAGCAGGTAGTATATTTCAAGCAAACTATAATTCATATTTTAATCAAGCTTTTTGTTTAGATTTATGTTCTTTTGGTTTATATGATATTGCTTCAAGTACAATTCTATCTGCTTATAATATAATAGAAAATGATGATATGTCATTCTTAGATGAAATGCTTCTTGAATCAACAGATGTTCTTAACAATGATGATATAGATTTTAAAGAAAATGATATTGTTACAGTATCTTCTTTAGACTTTACTCAAAGAAAAGCATTAGTTAAATCACTTAAAGATTCTACTTACATTTTTGGTCCACCTGGAACTGGTAAATCACAAGTTATAGTCAATTTAATTGCAAACATTATAAATAATAAGAGTGATGCTTTATTTATAACTGAAAAGAAAGTAGCTTCAAAAGTTGTTTATGATAAATTAAATTTTTTAAATAAATTTACATTAATGTTTCATAATAATAACACTTCTTTACAGATTTATAAAAAAGTAAGAGAAATGTATAATTACATTATTGAATTCAAAGATAAAAATACAGATTCATATGAAACTAATAGTTATTCAAAATTAGATGAGTATTATAATAATTTATGTTCTTTTAAAAAGTTATTTCAAGATCAATTAGGAAAAAATTATTTATTATTTTTAAAAGAATCAAAAGACACTGATATAGAGTCAATAAAATTAAGTTATAATGATTTAACTTATATAACTGAAGTATCAACTATTTTATTATTTAATAAAAATATATTAGAAGATATTTATAATTTATTTATATTATTTAATAAAAACAGAATAAATATAAACTTTTTATTAAGTTTATATAGTGAACAAAATTTTAATGAAAAACTTTATAACTTTTACATTAAAGATAAACTAAAAAATAAAATAGGAATATTTAATAAGAAAAAGTTTAATAATTTTTTAACTTCATCTGAATATAATAAATTATTTAAAGATACTAAAAACTTTTTATCAAATTATAACAAAATTGATATTGATAAACTTTGTGACTCATTAAATAAATTAAATTTATTAAATATTAATAACAACATAGTTACAAATAAAGTTTTATATTATTCATATTGTGAAACATTTAAGAAGCAACATATAGAATTATTTGATTTTATGTCTAATGATTGATTTCATTTAATAGGTAGAACTATCGATGAAAAATGTAAAAATGATAAAGATATTATTATTTTTAATTATTTTAAATATATAATTGAAAATATTCAATTAGGTAGATACATTGATAGTAAAACAAACACTGGTAAAAACTTATCTACATTATTTAATGAGTTAGGTAAAAATATTAGAAAAACAAAAACTAGTATGAGATTAACAACTTTGTTTAAAAATTATTCTCAGTTAATGAAATTATTCTTCCCAATATTAATTGGGTCACCTGAAACTATATCAGATCACAAAACTATTCCATTAATAAAAAAAGAGTATGAATATGCAATTTTTGATGAGGCTAGTCAAATTTTTACTGAAAAATGTATTCCAATATTATATAGAGCAAAAAAATATATTATATGCGGTGATGATAAACAATTAGCACCAACAAATTTCTTTAAAATAAAAAATGATGTAATTGATGAAGAAGAAGTTGATGAAGTAGATGTAAGCAGTATTAATTATGAATTACAAGAAGCTTTGAAATATGATAGTCTATTAAGTTTTGCAAATGGAAGATTTCAAACATCAATGCTTCAATATCATTACCGAAGTAAAAGTAAACAACTGATTGATTTTTCTAATGCAAAATATTATGAAAATAAACTTATTATAAGTAATCAAATGAAATCAATCTCTTATCCAATTGAGTTAATTGAAGTAGATGGAATAAGAAAAGACAAAAAAAATATAAAAGAAGCTGAAGTCATAATTGAACTAATAAATTTTATTTTATCTAATAAGAAATTAAAAGAAAAAAGTATTGGAATAATTACATTTAATACTCAACAACAAGATTTAATTCAAGATCTTTTAGAAAAAGAGAGTATTAATAATCCAGAATTAAGTTTAAAACTTTTAAATAAAGAACCTGGTGAAGAATTATTTGTAAAGAGTATAGAAAATGTACAAGGTGATGAAAGAGATATAATAATTTTTTCAATTTGTTTTGCAAAAGACGAAACAGGAGTATTTAAAAACTATTTTGGTCCAATTGCACAAGAAAATGGAGAAAAAAGACTTAATGTTGCAATTTCAAGAGCAAAAGAAAAAATGTATGTTATTAAGTCAATACCTTCATCAATAATTAATTCAGACAAAAGAGGGGTATTAGACTTTAAGGAATTTTTAAAATATTGTGAGTTATTAACTTCACCAACAACCAATAAAGACCAAATTAATTTATTATTAAATAAGGAAACAAATCAAATTAAGTTTGATAATTTAAATAAAATAAATGAATTTGACAGTGAATTTGAAGTTGAAGTATATGATGCAATTAATCAAATAATAAATAAAGAACGATATGAATTAAAAACACAAGTTCCAGCTTCAGGATTTAAAATTGATATATGTATTTATGATAAGTTGAAGAAACAATTTATTTTAGCAATCGAATGTGATGGTTACACATTTCATAGCAGTACTTTTAGTAAAGTAAATGATTATGAAAGACAAAGGTATTTAGAAAACCGAGGGTGGGTATTTTTAAGAATTCTTTCAAATGATTGATGAAATAAAAATAATTCTATTGTCAAGACTAGATTTTTAAATAACATTAAAAAACATTTAAAAAATAATGAAATAGAGGAGATGTAA
- a CDS encoding DUF262 domain-containing protein, producing the protein MKENIIDKLKNINEQYKYELSLNTFGELLTLYNSGLLNFDHDTQRKKIWDIGKATKFIESVLLGFPFQPIYISENEKFYSVIDGKQRLITMIKFLGSFVENENSEVSLGDKTNIVNKFELDIDFLSPKIINLLDIQPNDKLDYKFLCNKYEDFNNLYATIIFPTYSCDNTNFKDGDEKGVYDVFARLNSTGVPIESGDIYKSKIFSDLEKIEEKTNLKKTVKKFKNSIIGTKKEILLNDKEWFLFFKVIWVFLNYNDFLNFNYNIKNIEEDIDNMLQEKNIENIKNAIMLIDDVSKHILDLKKNWNKEDEKVKSLFNRKLNNSQPLNFWLNIYPVLMKLKSEQKTLPNLSKFKDIIKLINNIYDGNEPFVISEEGVETKKLKSKFTREPEKISLLIFCIDEFLIKNIGDYEKISNNIKTKLLQKNS; encoded by the coding sequence ATGAAAGAAAATATTATAGATAAATTAAAAAATATAAATGAACAATATAAGTATGAGTTATCCTTAAACACTTTTGGAGAGCTTCTAACGCTTTATAATAGTGGTCTATTAAATTTTGATCATGATACTCAACGAAAAAAAATTTGGGATATTGGCAAAGCTACAAAATTTATAGAATCTGTATTGCTAGGATTTCCATTTCAACCAATTTATATTTCTGAAAATGAAAAATTTTATTCAGTAATAGATGGGAAACAAAGATTAATAACTATGATTAAATTTCTAGGTTCATTTGTAGAAAACGAAAATTCAGAAGTAAGTTTGGGTGATAAAACAAATATTGTAAATAAGTTTGAATTAGATATCGATTTTCTAAGTCCTAAAATTATTAATTTATTAGATATTCAACCTAATGATAAATTAGACTATAAATTTTTATGCAATAAATATGAAGATTTTAATAATCTTTATGCAACTATTATTTTCCCTACTTATAGTTGTGATAATACTAATTTTAAAGATGGAGATGAAAAAGGAGTTTACGATGTATTTGCAAGACTTAATTCAACAGGAGTACCTATTGAAAGTGGAGATATTTATAAATCAAAAATTTTTTCAGATCTTGAAAAAATTGAAGAAAAAACTAATTTAAAAAAAACTGTCAAAAAATTTAAAAATTCAATAATAGGAACTAAAAAAGAAATTCTATTAAATGATAAAGAGTGATTTTTGTTTTTTAAAGTTATATGAGTTTTTTTAAATTATAATGATTTTTTAAATTTTAATTATAATATAAAAAATATAGAAGAAGATATTGATAATATGTTACAAGAAAAAAATATTGAAAATATTAAAAATGCAATTATGTTAATCGATGATGTATCAAAACATATTTTAGATTTAAAGAAAAATTGAAACAAAGAAGATGAAAAAGTTAAGTCTCTATTTAACAGAAAACTTAACAATTCACAACCTTTAAACTTTTGACTAAATATATATCCTGTTTTAATGAAATTAAAATCCGAACAAAAAACCTTACCAAACTTAAGTAAGTTTAAAGATATAATTAAATTAATAAATAATATTTACGATGGCAATGAACCATTTGTAATAAGTGAAGAGGGTGTAGAAACAAAAAAATTAAAATCAAAGTTTACAAGAGAACCAGAAAAAATATCTTTGTTAATTTTTTGTATAGATGAGTTTTTAATTAAAAATATAGGTGATTATGAAAAAATATCAAATAATATCAAAACTAAATTATTACAAAAAAATAGTTAA
- a CDS encoding AIPR family protein, with protein sequence MELLKKYMNEELVEYKDDIKKLMLLSHYVFSKYNDINRAKEDYDRLICFSNNDFMPNLVLYDELEDYRTTNIFFVLNNKEELQQAIKRCKIFCDSLKENNYKNNNFNDNYFIKLLEDIYENEAFDFRINFIINEQIRDNDIKSLEDQISSNDFLENYGMIKIYDLKRLNLKLSAESNSEEDVKNQTSFAFKFENKHSYESGLSNIIEYETPLEKVIVVSILAYSLVQCYEKFENIIFDKNIRYSIDTDKTSKDVNSEMKKSVLNTPEKFFIFNNGITIVAKEMEELDLQNNTIKLKDFSIVNGAQTVTNLSNFNKDENLKSNIKSIYIMAKIINPKISNNETYENLIDSITKASNNQKPVKPRDFKSNAIEMITLKEYFKTHGVVLNIKRGDKDIKEKNYIKNNFNIKLDSAVPKINNDELGQYIYSLLLMKPTVSNQNKSKIFNDEHYKVVFKSNKFSSEDILEAYHFYKKLSNDLVFIDKDIIYDNLGAVQSFQNNIQNWLIALVWFIWCNINDLNALVNSGPYKKYFTNIDVVKNSSSLKFFDKNIKFNISELTEFIYQAYEILAYLYNNSKEKQDKPLSPSAFSFRLQLFYEFLDRCLMSKHSSDANKKVEMFKKIFIF encoded by the coding sequence ATGGAATTATTAAAAAAATATATGAATGAAGAATTAGTCGAGTATAAGGATGACATTAAAAAATTAATGTTATTAAGTCACTATGTATTTTCAAAATATAATGACATAAATAGAGCTAAAGAAGATTATGATAGATTAATTTGTTTTAGTAATAATGATTTTATGCCAAACTTAGTTTTATATGATGAATTAGAAGATTACAGAACAACTAATATTTTTTTTGTTTTAAATAATAAAGAAGAATTACAACAAGCAATTAAACGATGCAAAATTTTTTGTGATAGTTTAAAAGAGAATAATTATAAAAATAATAATTTTAACGATAATTATTTTATTAAATTATTAGAAGATATTTATGAAAATGAAGCATTTGATTTTAGAATCAATTTTATCATTAATGAACAAATCAGAGATAACGATATTAAAAGTTTAGAAGATCAAATTTCAAGTAATGATTTTTTAGAAAACTATGGAATGATAAAAATTTATGATCTTAAAAGATTAAATTTAAAATTGAGTGCTGAAAGCAATTCTGAGGAAGATGTCAAAAATCAAACATCTTTTGCTTTTAAATTTGAAAACAAACATAGTTATGAGTCTGGGCTTTCAAATATAATTGAATATGAAACTCCTTTAGAAAAAGTTATAGTAGTTTCAATTTTAGCTTATTCACTTGTTCAATGTTATGAAAAATTTGAAAATATTATATTTGATAAAAATATTAGATATTCAATAGATACAGATAAGACATCTAAAGATGTAAACTCAGAAATGAAAAAATCGGTTTTGAATACACCTGAGAAGTTTTTTATATTTAATAATGGTATAACAATAGTTGCAAAAGAAATGGAAGAATTAGATCTACAAAACAATACTATTAAATTGAAAGATTTTTCAATAGTTAATGGTGCACAAACGGTAACCAATCTTTCTAATTTTAATAAAGATGAAAATTTAAAATCTAACATAAAAAGTATTTATATTATGGCTAAAATAATTAATCCAAAGATTTCAAATAATGAAACTTATGAAAATCTTATAGATTCAATAACTAAAGCTTCAAATAACCAAAAACCAGTTAAACCAAGAGATTTTAAATCTAACGCTATTGAAATGATAACCTTAAAAGAATATTTTAAAACTCATGGTGTAGTTTTAAATATTAAAAGAGGAGATAAAGACATAAAGGAAAAAAATTATATAAAAAATAATTTTAATATAAAACTAGATAGTGCTGTTCCTAAAATTAATAATGATGAACTTGGTCAATATATCTATAGTTTATTGCTTATGAAACCAACAGTATCTAACCAAAATAAGTCAAAAATTTTTAATGATGAACATTATAAGGTAGTTTTTAAAAGTAATAAGTTTTCAAGTGAAGATATTTTAGAAGCCTATCATTTTTATAAAAAACTTTCAAATGATTTAGTTTTTATTGATAAAGATATAATTTATGATAATTTAGGTGCTGTGCAATCTTTTCAAAATAATATTCAAAATTGATTAATTGCATTAGTATGATTTATTTGGTGTAACATTAATGATTTGAATGCTTTAGTAAATTCAGGTCCTTATAAAAAATATTTTACAAACATTGATGTTGTAAAAAACAGTAGCTCATTAAAATTTTTTGACAAAAATATCAAATTTAATATAAGTGAATTAACAGAATTTATTTATCAAGCTTATGAAATATTAGCATATTTATATAATAATTCAAAAGAAAAACAAGATAAACCTTTATCTCCATCCGCATTCTCATTTAGACTACAATTATTTTATGAATTTTTAGATAGATGTTTAATGAGCAAACATTCAAGTGATGCAAATAAAAAAGTAGAAATGTTTAAAAAAATATTTATTTTTTAA
- a CDS encoding ABC transporter ATP-binding protein, with amino-acid sequence MKNKSGSNKGPFIKILFYYYNKEWVLSLTLLVLCLIIVLCSILLPILTYQLTVSITQKLSYKIGEQEDLDNLLYYWNLDIYILIYLSIADILIYCLVSYFYELVSYNLGRKIEIYLRNKSLEKLVNQDISYFSNKKTGEILTKVINDTQIVGDQAIQVPLQLGVSILEIIAASIMMIIFSWAIGLLALTIFIIAILAMFISFFVTRKKVYKVRNTITQINGDVTDRLNSIRLIKSSGTESYETNRFNKIHKKYYNESKKVNSNQALMLTIIWGSIFILNFSTILFSIYFYGFSENPYDGLDFFKYKFASFQLAESMLTWPLLQIMNALFGLINASVASERILNTINSKSLLKLNKKTIKLKEIDGDIKFINVNFAYPDKPNKCILKDFTFTFKKGKSYAIVGETGCGKSTIIKLILRYYDPTNGEIKINKYIDLKSINLSKYLGYIGYVEQEPQILYGDVYENIKYGNFKAAKYAIKKACKKAELHHLIMSWPDQYNTILGERGFMLSGGQKQRLIIARMFLKNPKILLLDEATSALDSIVEKEIQTKLEHLMKDRTTIVVAHRLTTIKNVDEIIVLGKDGKGILQKGNYSKLKKQKGPFKKIYEASLID; translated from the coding sequence ATGAAAAATAAATCAGGTTCTAATAAAGGACCTTTTATTAAGATATTATTTTATTATTATAATAAAGAATGAGTATTGTCTTTAACTTTATTAGTACTATGTTTAATAATTGTATTGTGTTCAATACTTTTACCAATATTAACTTATCAATTAACCGTATCAATTACACAAAAATTATCTTATAAAATAGGTGAACAAGAAGATTTAGATAATTTATTATATTATTGAAACTTAGATATCTATATTTTAATTTATTTATCAATTGCAGATATTTTAATATATTGTTTAGTCTCTTATTTTTATGAATTAGTTTCATATAATTTGGGAAGAAAAATTGAAATTTATTTAAGAAATAAATCTTTAGAAAAACTTGTAAACCAAGATATTTCTTATTTTTCAAACAAAAAGACAGGAGAAATTTTAACAAAGGTTATAAATGATACCCAAATTGTTGGAGATCAAGCAATTCAAGTTCCACTGCAATTAGGAGTATCTATTTTAGAAATAATTGCAGCTTCAATTATGATGATTATTTTTTCTTGAGCAATTGGTTTATTAGCATTAACAATATTTATAATTGCCATATTAGCAATGTTTATTTCATTTTTTGTAACTAGAAAAAAAGTTTATAAAGTAAGAAATACAATAACACAAATTAATGGTGATGTAACTGATAGATTAAATTCAATTAGATTGATAAAGTCATCTGGAACTGAATCTTATGAAACTAATAGATTTAATAAAATACATAAAAAATATTATAATGAGTCTAAAAAAGTAAATTCAAATCAAGCTTTAATGCTAACGATAATCTGAGGTAGTATATTTATTTTAAACTTTTCTACTATATTATTTTCAATATATTTTTATGGTTTTAGTGAAAATCCATATGATGGTTTAGATTTTTTTAAATATAAGTTTGCTTCGTTTCAACTTGCAGAATCAATGCTTACTTGGCCATTATTGCAAATAATGAATGCACTTTTCGGTCTTATTAATGCATCAGTCGCTTCAGAAAGAATTTTAAATACTATTAATTCAAAATCATTATTAAAACTAAATAAAAAAACTATTAAATTAAAAGAAATTGATGGTGATATTAAATTTATTAATGTTAATTTTGCATATCCTGATAAACCAAATAAATGTATTTTAAAAGATTTTACTTTTACCTTTAAAAAAGGTAAAAGTTATGCAATAGTTGGTGAAACTGGATGTGGAAAGTCAACAATTATTAAATTAATTTTACGATATTATGACCCAACAAATGGAGAAATTAAAATAAATAAATATATAGATCTTAAATCAATTAATTTATCAAAATATCTTGGCTATATTGGATATGTTGAACAAGAACCTCAAATTCTATATGGTGATGTTTATGAAAATATAAAATATGGTAATTTTAAGGCTGCAAAATATGCAATTAAAAAAGCATGTAAAAAAGCAGAATTACATCATCTCATAATGTCATGACCTGATCAATATAATACAATACTTGGAGAACGTGGTTTTATGCTAAGTGGAGGTCAAAAACAAAGACTTATAATTGCTAGAATGTTTTTAAAAAACCCAAAAATTTTATTATTAGATGAAGCTACAAGCGCTTTAGATTCAATTGTAGAAAAAGAAATACAAACAAAATTAGAACATTTAATGAAAGATAGAACAACAATAGTTGTTGCACATAGATTAACTACTATAAAGAACGTTGATGAAATAATCGTTCTAGGAAAAGATGGTAAAGGTATATTACAAAAAGGAAATTATTCAAAATTAAAAAAACAAAAAGGACCCTTTAAAAAAATTTATGAAGCAAGTTTAATTGATTAA
- a CDS encoding HsdM family class I SAM-dependent methyltransferase codes for MGIKNGVVYTPIEIVDKILDLSKYKGKSILKKHVIDNSCGTGAFLSRIVSRYIDAFLKNNTKLNINEIKKHLETYIHGIEIDETSCQIANENLNKILIEKSLNISVNWNIINNNALYFKKFNNKMDFVLGNPPYIRIHDFDPKFRHKEFDFAKKGMADLYLVFFEVGIKMLNENGILGYITPNSFLSSSSGNNLREYLIKNNLIDTILNYGFYNPFKQITTYPMITILNKNKRNKTVIVEDYLNDLKFSIKNNDFFINKCFYFYRENDLNFLNEVFDAKKKDCGINVRNGLATNADWFYYNDDFKGKYIIDAYKASKNKKTKLFYPYNENGKLISLKEIKENNEHIYKKLINNKEALEERSLEDTNNWHAFARSQAIKDVFIDKVSINTIIKSIDTIKLNKINSGDAIYSGLYIYSSNNEISLDDIIFAIKNEEFIRYISLLGKNKNGNYYFISSKDLKNYLNYKFSYLEYNKIKEVSDESKFTRKEFIKQDQRS; via the coding sequence ATGGGGATAAAAAATGGAGTGGTTTATACTCCTATAGAAATAGTGGATAAAATACTAGATTTATCAAAATATAAAGGAAAATCAATTTTAAAAAAACATGTTATTGACAATTCTTGTGGTACAGGAGCTTTTTTATCAAGAATCGTATCAAGATACATAGATGCTTTTCTTAAAAATAATACAAAATTAAATATAAACGAAATTAAAAAACATCTAGAAACTTATATTCATGGTATAGAAATTGATGAGACAAGTTGTCAAATAGCGAATGAAAATCTTAATAAAATCTTAATAGAAAAAAGTTTAAATATATCAGTTAATTGAAATATAATAAATAATAATGCTCTTTATTTTAAAAAATTTAATAACAAAATGGATTTTGTTTTAGGCAATCCTCCTTACATAAGAATTCATGATTTTGATCCTAAATTCAGACATAAAGAATTTGATTTTGCTAAAAAAGGTATGGCTGATTTATATTTAGTTTTTTTTGAAGTTGGTATAAAAATGCTCAATGAAAATGGAATTCTTGGCTATATAACTCCAAATTCATTTTTATCAAGTTCTTCTGGAAATAATCTAAGAGAATATTTAATTAAAAATAATTTAATTGACACTATCTTAAACTATGGATTTTATAATCCGTTTAAACAAATCACAACTTATCCAATGATAACTATTTTAAATAAAAATAAAAGAAACAAAACAGTAATAGTAGAAGATTATTTAAATGATTTAAAATTTAGTATTAAAAATAACGACTTTTTTATTAATAAATGCTTTTATTTTTATAGAGAAAATGATTTAAATTTTTTAAACGAAGTATTTGATGCAAAGAAAAAAGATTGTGGAATAAATGTGAGAAACGGTTTAGCCACAAATGCAGATTGATTCTATTACAATGATGATTTTAAAGGTAAATATATAATCGATGCTTATAAAGCATCTAAAAACAAAAAGACAAAACTTTTTTATCCTTATAATGAAAATGGAAAACTCATTTCTTTAAAAGAAATTAAAGAGAATAATGAACATATTTATAAAAAATTGATAAATAACAAAGAAGCTTTAGAAGAAAGATCATTAGAAGATACAAATAATTGGCATGCATTTGCAAGGTCACAAGCTATAAAAGATGTATTTATTGATAAAGTCTCAATAAATACTATTATAAAATCAATTGATACTATCAAATTGAACAAAATAAATTCTGGTGATGCTATTTATAGTGGTTTATATATCTATTCAAGTAATAATGAAATTTCATTAGATGATATAATTTTTGCGATTAAAAATGAAGAGTTTATTAGATATATATCGCTTTTGGGTAAAAATAAAAATGGAAATTATTATTTCATTTCATCAAAAGATTTGAAAAACTATCTGAATTATAAATTTAGTTATTTAGAATATAATAAAATAAAAGAGGTATCAGATGAGTCAAAGTTTACTAGAAAAGAATTTATTAAACAAGATCAAAGAAGCTAA